A single window of Actinoallomurus bryophytorum DNA harbors:
- a CDS encoding polysaccharide deacetylase family protein, which produces MTRRRMLALGAAGLGALAVGDGGQETTTITRPLARGRAVIKPGKAAPRLPRPGVMPPRLAPLPARKNAIHQVHDLFPTAPPNTIALTIDDGPQPEWTPKMLDLLAEYDVKATFSLIGIQVKLFPKLAERIVQAGHQLCNHTMTHPLDIASLSRKRVDREITEAHDRIGYATGVAPKFFRSPGGAWSHAVFHSAARHGMVPIDWDIDPRDWSLPGTRHIKRAMLKAKGGDILLCHDGGGDRSETIKALHKVIPELKKRGLTFVAL; this is translated from the coding sequence ATGACTCGCCGTCGGATGCTCGCCCTGGGCGCCGCCGGCCTCGGGGCGCTCGCCGTGGGCGACGGTGGCCAGGAGACCACCACCATCACGCGGCCGTTAGCGCGTGGACGGGCCGTGATCAAGCCGGGGAAAGCGGCACCGCGGCTGCCCCGCCCGGGTGTCATGCCGCCCCGGCTCGCTCCGTTGCCGGCGCGCAAGAACGCCATCCACCAGGTGCACGACCTGTTCCCGACCGCACCGCCGAACACCATCGCGCTGACGATCGACGACGGCCCCCAGCCCGAGTGGACGCCGAAGATGCTCGACCTGCTGGCCGAGTACGACGTCAAGGCGACGTTCTCGCTGATCGGCATCCAGGTGAAGCTGTTCCCGAAGCTGGCGGAGCGGATCGTGCAGGCGGGCCACCAGCTGTGCAACCACACCATGACCCACCCGCTCGACATCGCCTCGCTGTCCCGCAAGAGGGTCGACCGCGAGATCACCGAGGCGCACGACCGCATCGGCTACGCGACCGGGGTCGCGCCGAAGTTCTTCCGCTCGCCCGGCGGCGCGTGGTCGCACGCGGTGTTCCACTCGGCCGCCCGGCACGGGATGGTGCCGATCGACTGGGACATCGACCCGCGTGACTGGTCGCTGCCGGGCACCAGGCACATCAAGCGCGCCATGTTGAAGGCCAAGGGCGGCGACATCCTGCTGTGCCACGACGGCGGCGGTGACCGCTCGGAGACGATCAAGGCACTGCACAAGGTGATCCCGGAGCTGAAGAAACGCGGCCTGACGTTCGTCGCCCTCTGA
- a CDS encoding AMP-binding protein, with translation MARRGLLWPWRPLRATRQITALLHWGTTLAGGLVAAAARDPDRVALVDELGELTYAELHDRTDRLAAALIPDRDARRPRVGVLCRNHRGLVESLIACSKRGAEVVLLGTGLGPGQLNSVMRELWADIIIADTEFADQLPRGGRPITKVTAWPGGPDGSARCGQGPTLNELIARTPAPALEPPSIQGRIVFLSSGTSGRPKGARRPPRPGFGPLAAMLSRTPLRVHDRMLIEAPLFHAWGYSSLQIALAMRATVVIGRRFDPEQTLRTIQERSCSTLITVPIMLQRIMALPARVRAAYDTSSLRVTAVSGSRLPGDLAGAFMDAFPVELCNVYGSTEAGWVSIATAADLRAHPHTAGRPAAGSEVTILDAEGRQVPPGTTGRIFAANGMHFEGYTGGLPMETRHGMLFMGDVGHFDDDGLLYIDGRADEMVVSGGENVFPGAAEDVIARLPQVREVAVTSVADPEYGERLAAYIVTAPGQRLDADTVRVHVRSELARYAVPRDVHFRSHLPRNAMGKVVPHRLHETAGA, from the coding sequence ATGGCCAGAAGGGGCCTGCTGTGGCCCTGGCGCCCGCTACGCGCCACCCGGCAGATCACCGCGCTCCTGCACTGGGGCACCACGCTGGCCGGCGGGCTCGTCGCCGCCGCCGCGCGTGACCCGGACCGGGTCGCCCTGGTCGACGAGCTCGGCGAGCTGACCTACGCCGAGCTGCACGACCGTACGGACCGCCTGGCCGCCGCCCTGATCCCCGACCGCGACGCACGCCGCCCCCGTGTCGGGGTGCTGTGCCGCAACCACCGCGGCCTGGTCGAGTCGCTGATCGCCTGCAGCAAGCGCGGGGCCGAGGTGGTCCTGCTGGGCACCGGGCTCGGCCCCGGGCAGCTCAACAGCGTGATGCGCGAGCTGTGGGCCGACATCATCATCGCCGACACGGAGTTCGCCGACCAGCTGCCGCGCGGCGGGCGGCCGATCACCAAGGTGACCGCCTGGCCCGGCGGCCCCGACGGCAGCGCCCGCTGCGGCCAGGGCCCGACCCTGAACGAACTCATCGCGCGCACTCCGGCCCCTGCCCTCGAACCGCCCTCGATCCAGGGCCGCATCGTCTTCCTCAGCTCGGGCACGTCCGGCCGTCCGAAGGGGGCGCGCCGCCCGCCCCGTCCCGGGTTCGGGCCGCTCGCCGCGATGCTGTCGCGCACCCCGCTCCGCGTGCACGACCGGATGCTGATCGAGGCGCCGCTGTTCCACGCCTGGGGCTACTCCTCGCTGCAGATCGCGCTGGCGATGCGGGCGACCGTCGTCATCGGGCGGCGCTTCGACCCCGAGCAGACCCTGCGGACCATCCAGGAGCGCTCCTGCAGCACGCTCATCACCGTGCCGATCATGCTGCAGCGCATCATGGCGCTGCCCGCGCGCGTCCGCGCGGCGTACGACACGTCCTCCCTGCGCGTCACCGCGGTCAGCGGTTCCCGGCTGCCGGGAGACCTGGCGGGCGCCTTCATGGACGCCTTCCCGGTCGAGCTCTGCAACGTCTACGGATCGACCGAGGCGGGCTGGGTGAGCATCGCCACCGCGGCCGACCTGCGCGCCCATCCGCACACCGCGGGACGCCCGGCCGCCGGTTCCGAGGTCACGATCCTGGACGCCGAGGGGCGTCAGGTCCCGCCGGGCACCACCGGCCGCATCTTCGCCGCGAACGGCATGCATTTCGAGGGCTACACCGGCGGCCTGCCCATGGAGACCAGGCACGGCATGCTCTTCATGGGCGACGTCGGCCACTTCGACGACGACGGCCTGCTCTACATCGACGGCCGCGCCGACGAGATGGTCGTCTCCGGCGGGGAGAACGTCTTTCCGGGCGCGGCCGAGGACGTGATCGCCAGACTGCCGCAGGTCCGTGAGGTCGCGGTGACGAGCGTCGCCGACCCCGAGTACGGCGAGCGGCTGGCCGCCTACATCGTGACCGCGCCGGGCCAGCGGCTCGACGCCGACACCGTGCGCGTGCACGTCCGCAGTGAGCTCGCACGGTACGCCGTGCCGCGCGACGTGCACTTCCGCTCCCACCTGCCGCGCAACGCGATGGGAAAGGTCGTACCGCACCGCCTGCACGAGACGGCGGGCGCCTGA
- the efeU gene encoding iron uptake transporter permease EfeU: MLLGNYLIGLREGLEASLVVSILVAYLVKSGNRRALTPVWGGVGSAVAVAIGFGIVLSVASGEMQFKTQETFGGFLSIIAVGLVTWMVFWMRRTARFMKAELEGKLEGALSMGTGALFFVAFLAVGREGLETALFLWTNITNANSSTEPIIGAVLGLLTAVLLGYLLYRGGLKLNLKKFFMITGAALIVVAAGVFGYGFHDLQEASVLPGLTTLAFEPSTWFAGMGTVGRWLQTALQGVFNLTPQVTVVQAIAWTVYVVPVMVLFLRPAKAPVARAPREQTADAGR, from the coding sequence TTGTTGCTCGGCAACTACCTCATCGGCCTGCGCGAGGGGCTCGAGGCCTCACTCGTCGTCAGCATCCTCGTCGCGTATCTGGTGAAGTCGGGCAACCGCCGGGCGCTCACACCCGTCTGGGGAGGCGTCGGCTCCGCCGTCGCGGTCGCCATCGGGTTCGGCATCGTGCTCAGCGTCGCCTCCGGCGAGATGCAGTTCAAGACGCAGGAGACCTTCGGCGGCTTCCTGTCGATCATCGCCGTCGGCCTGGTGACCTGGATGGTGTTCTGGATGCGCCGGACCGCCCGGTTCATGAAGGCCGAGCTGGAGGGCAAGCTCGAAGGCGCGCTGTCGATGGGCACCGGGGCGCTGTTCTTCGTGGCGTTCCTGGCCGTCGGCCGTGAGGGCCTGGAGACCGCGCTGTTCCTGTGGACCAACATCACCAACGCGAACTCCTCGACGGAGCCGATCATCGGCGCCGTGCTCGGCCTGCTCACCGCGGTGCTGCTGGGATACCTGCTCTACCGGGGCGGGCTGAAGCTCAACCTCAAGAAGTTCTTCATGATCACCGGGGCGGCCCTCATCGTGGTGGCCGCCGGGGTGTTCGGGTACGGCTTCCACGATCTGCAGGAGGCCTCGGTCCTGCCCGGCCTGACCACGCTGGCCTTCGAGCCGAGCACGTGGTTCGCCGGGATGGGCACGGTCGGCCGGTGGCTGCAGACGGCCCTGCAGGGCGTGTTCAACCTCACCCCGCAGGTCACGGTCGTCCAGGCGATCGCGTGGACGGTGTACGTCGTCCCGGTGATGGTGTTGTTCCTGCGTCCCGCCAAGGCCCCGGTCGCGAGGGCACCGCGCGAGCAGACCGCCGACGCCGGCCGCTGA
- a CDS encoding GNAT family N-acetyltransferase: MTPDLIVTERLVLRPLGPDPARAIADGDYSGLTAGTTWPTETTALVAMRAAADPDALTWLIVREGLVIGECGLKHAPGPDGSTEIGYGMGAAWRANGYGTEAVRGLVDWLGNLPGCRRVTAEVHETNLPSRRLLERLGFTIDLLASPYVWYALALT; the protein is encoded by the coding sequence GTGACACCTGACCTCATCGTGACCGAGCGGCTGGTGCTCCGGCCGCTCGGACCGGACCCGGCACGTGCGATCGCGGACGGCGACTACTCCGGCCTGACCGCCGGCACCACCTGGCCGACCGAGACGACGGCACTCGTCGCGATGCGCGCGGCCGCCGACCCGGACGCCCTGACCTGGTTGATCGTCCGCGAGGGTCTGGTGATCGGCGAGTGCGGCCTGAAGCACGCGCCGGGCCCGGACGGGTCGACGGAGATCGGGTACGGCATGGGCGCGGCCTGGCGCGCGAACGGCTACGGCACTGAGGCCGTCCGCGGGCTCGTGGACTGGCTCGGGAACCTCCCCGGCTGCCGCCGGGTGACCGCCGAGGTCCACGAGACCAACCTCCCCTCCCGGCGGCTGCTGGAGCGCCTCGGCTTCACGATCGACCTGCTGGCCTCGCCGTACGTCTGGTACGCCCTCGCCCTGACCTGA
- a CDS encoding ribonuclease D encodes MTTYGRRVGLSEAEVVPLLEPRDGIPPVVETPDALQDAIEGLAAGEGPVAVDAERASGYRYGQRAYLVQLRRKGAGTVLVDPVPCSDLSGLRTALAGTEMVLHAATQDLPCLAEIGLVPDRLFDTELAGRLLGYPRVGLGTMVETVLGFTLEKGHSAADWSTRPLPADWLRYAALDVELLVELRDALRAELDEAGKLSWAEEEFAAILAAPPKEPRQDPWRRTSGIHRLRTRRSLAVVRELWLARDRVARERDVSPGRVLPDSAIVEAALQLPRTPDDLTALPAFRGRNPRRHAAVWFRAVQKGRTLPDTELPEHSLPGEGPPPAHRWAERDPAAAERLTASRAVVAALADEHTMPTENLLQPDTVRRLAWTPPETITEESVGLVLTALGSRSWQVELTAKPLAKALVRLATKSDT; translated from the coding sequence TTGACGACGTACGGTAGGCGCGTGGGATTGTCGGAAGCAGAAGTAGTACCACTGTTGGAACCACGGGATGGGATTCCCCCGGTCGTCGAGACTCCCGATGCGCTACAGGACGCCATCGAAGGCCTCGCCGCCGGTGAGGGACCTGTCGCGGTCGATGCCGAACGCGCCTCGGGTTACCGCTACGGCCAGCGCGCCTATCTCGTTCAGCTGCGGCGCAAGGGCGCGGGAACGGTCCTTGTCGACCCCGTGCCCTGCTCGGATCTGTCCGGGCTGCGCACCGCGCTCGCCGGCACCGAGATGGTGCTGCACGCGGCCACCCAGGACCTGCCGTGCCTGGCCGAGATCGGCCTGGTCCCCGACCGGCTGTTCGACACCGAGCTCGCCGGCCGGCTGCTCGGCTACCCCCGTGTGGGGCTGGGCACCATGGTCGAGACCGTGCTCGGCTTCACCCTCGAGAAGGGCCACTCGGCGGCCGACTGGTCGACCCGGCCGCTGCCCGCCGACTGGCTGCGCTACGCCGCGCTCGACGTCGAGCTTCTCGTCGAGCTGCGTGACGCGCTGCGGGCCGAGCTGGACGAGGCGGGCAAGCTCAGCTGGGCGGAGGAGGAGTTCGCCGCGATCCTGGCGGCACCGCCGAAGGAGCCCCGCCAGGATCCCTGGCGCCGCACCTCCGGCATCCACCGGCTGCGCACGCGCCGCAGTCTCGCGGTCGTACGCGAGCTGTGGCTGGCGCGCGACCGCGTCGCCCGCGAGCGCGACGTGTCACCCGGCCGGGTCCTGCCGGACTCCGCCATCGTGGAGGCGGCGCTCCAGCTCCCCCGTACCCCCGATGACCTGACCGCGCTGCCGGCGTTCCGCGGGCGCAACCCCCGCCGCCACGCGGCGGTGTGGTTCCGCGCGGTGCAGAAGGGCCGCACCCTGCCGGACACAGAGCTCCCCGAGCACAGCCTGCCCGGTGAGGGGCCACCGCCCGCACACCGCTGGGCCGAGCGCGACCCGGCCGCGGCCGAACGCCTGACCGCCAGCCGTGCCGTGGTCGCCGCGCTGGCCGACGAGCACACCATGCCGACGGAGAACCTCCTGCAGCCGGACACCGTACGCCGGCTCGCCTGGACGCCACCCGAAACGATCACCGAGGAATCGGTCGGGCTCGTGCTGACCGCCCTCGGGTCCCGGTCGTGGCAGGTGGAGCTCACCGCCAAGCCGCTGGCCAAGGCGCTGGTCAGGCTGGCGACCAAGAGTGACACCTGA